A region of Microscilla marina ATCC 23134 DNA encodes the following proteins:
- a CDS encoding S8 family peptidase — translation MLKLKHLFVTLIIFTLFTACNNNQEEVKPNNETTVEQTDISKLKAGDIIPGMYVVTYNSQNARLNLAGKNFRARKSTVRNYTSRLLKEDFKVPTKNIYKAYGTAIQGFSAKLTEKQVAALKKDPRIAAIEPDRILSINYKKEKKYFKAFAQSTPWGINRVGSASGAGKTAWVIDTGVDLDHPDLNVDVNRSVSFAGLYFWIWRIGDDTDPNDGNGHGTHVAGTIAAKNDGNGVVGVAYGATVVGVKVLGSGGSGSTSDIVDGIDYVAANASPGDVANLSLGGGVSTALDNAVINLGNTGVLVALAAGNENQNANNVSPARTNHPNVVTVSAMDSNDNFASFSNYGNAVDYCAPGVSVNSTWNNGGYRSISGTSMASPHVAGLLLLKGNTNLSTDGTVNGDPDGNADPIAVK, via the coding sequence ATGCTAAAGCTAAAACATCTGTTCGTTACACTAATCATTTTTACTCTTTTTACTGCTTGTAATAACAATCAAGAAGAAGTAAAACCAAACAATGAAACAACTGTAGAGCAAACTGACATATCAAAGCTCAAAGCAGGAGATATAATACCTGGAATGTATGTAGTAACCTACAACAGCCAAAATGCCCGCTTGAACTTGGCAGGCAAGAATTTCAGGGCAAGAAAATCTACGGTAAGAAACTATACCAGTAGACTCTTGAAGGAAGATTTTAAAGTACCTACCAAAAACATATACAAAGCGTACGGTACGGCTATTCAGGGATTTTCGGCAAAACTTACTGAGAAGCAAGTAGCTGCTTTGAAAAAAGACCCACGTATTGCTGCAATAGAGCCAGATCGTATTTTGTCTATTAACTACAAAAAAGAGAAGAAGTATTTCAAAGCCTTTGCTCAAAGTACTCCTTGGGGTATCAATCGTGTAGGTAGTGCCAGTGGAGCAGGCAAAACTGCTTGGGTAATAGATACTGGGGTAGATTTAGACCATCCTGACTTGAACGTAGATGTAAACCGAAGTGTATCGTTTGCTGGACTCTACTTCTGGATATGGAGAATTGGTGATGATACTGACCCGAACGATGGCAATGGTCATGGTACTCACGTAGCTGGAACAATTGCAGCTAAAAATGATGGCAATGGAGTAGTAGGTGTAGCGTATGGTGCTACAGTAGTAGGCGTAAAAGTGCTAGGTTCTGGTGGAAGTGGTTCTACCTCTGATATCGTAGATGGTATTGATTATGTAGCAGCCAATGCTTCTCCAGGCGATGTGGCTAACCTGAGCTTAGGTGGAGGTGTTTCTACTGCACTTGACAATGCTGTAATAAACTTAGGTAACACTGGTGTATTGGTTGCTTTGGCGGCTGGTAACGAAAACCAAAATGCTAACAATGTATCTCCTGCTCGTACCAACCACCCCAACGTAGTAACGGTATCAGCAATGGATAGCAATGATAATTTTGCTTCATTTTCTAATTATGGCAATGCGGTAGATTATTGCGCCCCAGGTGTAAGCGTAAACTCTACCTGGAACAACGGAGGATATAGATCAATCAGTGGTACCTCTATGGCTAGTCCTCATGTAGCTGGTTTGTTACTATTAAAAGGTAATACTAACCTAAGCACTGATGGCACCGTAAATGGTGACCCAGATGGAAATGCTGATCCAATAGCAGTAAAATAA
- a CDS encoding DegT/DnrJ/EryC1/StrS family aminotransferase, which translates to MKSKRIYLSPPDLKGQELEHLQAALQSNWIAPIGPHLDKFEELLSRYLDDLPVVALNSGTAAIHLALRLLGVTEKDEVICPTFTFVATTNPVMYQKATPVLIDSELDTWNMCPVQLERAIEDRLKQGKPKPKAIIIVHLYGQPAQLTQLLAIAQKYEIPVIEDAAEALGSCYNGQKAGTWGHLGVISFNGNKIVTTSAGGALVTRHVSEAKKALFWATQSKDKAPYYQHSEVGYNYRLSNLLAAIGVGQMQQLEEKVAHRRRVFDYYQQNLPADVLSFQPELSGTFSNRWLTCIVLNQQKTSVTPLQLQKALEVENIESRPLWKPMHLQPLLRQCPYYGHTVAEGLFQQGLCLPSGASLQVADLDRIVQVIKRVLSV; encoded by the coding sequence ATGAAATCAAAACGTATATATTTATCCCCCCCCGATCTCAAAGGGCAAGAATTGGAGCATCTACAAGCCGCATTGCAGAGCAACTGGATTGCCCCTATTGGACCTCATCTCGATAAATTTGAGGAACTGTTAAGCCGATACCTTGATGATTTGCCCGTAGTTGCCCTTAACTCAGGTACAGCAGCTATTCATTTGGCGCTGCGATTATTAGGAGTAACCGAAAAAGATGAGGTGATATGCCCTACTTTTACTTTTGTGGCTACTACCAATCCGGTAATGTATCAAAAAGCGACCCCGGTATTGATTGATAGCGAGCTTGATACCTGGAATATGTGCCCAGTACAGCTGGAGAGAGCCATTGAAGATAGGCTCAAACAAGGCAAGCCAAAACCCAAGGCCATTATTATTGTGCACCTTTATGGGCAACCCGCCCAACTTACCCAATTGTTGGCTATAGCACAAAAGTATGAAATACCAGTAATAGAAGATGCCGCTGAAGCATTGGGGAGTTGTTACAATGGGCAAAAGGCGGGTACTTGGGGTCATCTTGGGGTCATTTCTTTTAATGGAAACAAAATTGTGACCACTTCGGCAGGCGGAGCATTGGTTACCAGGCATGTATCTGAAGCTAAAAAAGCACTGTTTTGGGCTACCCAGTCAAAAGACAAAGCGCCTTATTACCAACATTCCGAAGTGGGTTATAATTATCGTTTAAGCAACCTACTGGCAGCTATAGGGGTAGGACAAATGCAACAACTAGAAGAAAAAGTAGCCCACCGACGACGCGTATTTGATTATTATCAACAAAATTTACCTGCCGATGTATTGAGTTTTCAACCTGAGCTTTCTGGTACTTTCTCAAATCGTTGGCTCACTTGCATTGTATTAAATCAGCAAAAAACTTCTGTAACCCCACTGCAGTTGCAAAAAGCTTTAGAGGTTGAAAACATAGAGTCCCGCCCACTTTGGAAACCTATGCATTTGCAACCTCTGCTCCGACAGTGCCCCTATTATGGTCATACTGTTGCTGAGGGTTTATTCCAGCAAGGGTTATGCTTGCCATCAGGTGCTAGTCTTCAGGTGGCAGATTTGGACAGAATTGTACAGGTAATAAAAAGAGTGCTCTCAGTTTAA
- a CDS encoding sugar transferase, which yields MLSRIIFLQERIGYQNQPFYIIKLKTMRDLRDEQGNLLPDKQRVTTIGKFLRKTSLDELPQLINILKGDMRLVGPRPLLPEYLPLYTPQQLKRHSVKPGITGWAQVNGRNSLTWQQKFELDLWYVENRSFRLDLKILWLTFLNIFRKRDGDELAEKFNGKN from the coding sequence ATGTTATCCAGAATAATTTTTTTACAAGAACGAATAGGGTATCAAAACCAACCCTTTTATATTATCAAGCTCAAAACAATGCGCGATTTGCGGGATGAACAAGGCAACTTATTACCCGACAAACAAAGAGTCACCACCATTGGCAAATTTTTGAGAAAAACATCCCTGGATGAGCTCCCTCAATTGATTAATATACTAAAAGGCGATATGCGTTTGGTAGGACCGCGTCCGTTATTGCCCGAATACTTACCCTTATATACTCCCCAACAACTCAAGCGTCATAGTGTAAAACCTGGTATTACCGGATGGGCACAAGTAAACGGGAGAAACTCGCTTACCTGGCAGCAAAAATTTGAGCTTGATTTGTGGTATGTAGAGAATCGCTCTTTTAGGTTAGACTTAAAAATACTTTGGCTGACCTTTTTGAATATATTCAGAAAAAGGGATGGCGATGAACTTGCCGAAAAGTTTAATGGCAAAAATTAA